From the Acidilutibacter cellobiosedens genome, one window contains:
- the flgG gene encoding flagellar basal-body rod protein FlgG translates to MRSLWTAATGMKAQQLNIDVISNNLSNVNTTSYKSQRAEFKDLFYSALKRTNIEDDQGRPVNLEVGHGVMTSATKRDFENGSYIETQNDYDVAIDGEGFFGIMLPNGNVAYTRDGSFKLSVDGDEGKLVTSEGYSVLSEDDDEIIIEDGMKDVNIDNLGYITAVDEDGENVDIGRLKLVKFMNPEGLLSKGMNLYEATSASGEEIPIEAEEMESNIIQGYLESSNVQVVDEMVKMITAQRAYEINSKTIQASDEMLQMANNLKR, encoded by the coding sequence ATGCGTTCGTTATGGACAGCGGCAACTGGGATGAAAGCACAGCAATTAAATATTGATGTCATATCTAATAATTTATCGAATGTAAATACTACCTCATATAAATCACAAAGAGCAGAATTTAAGGATCTGTTTTATTCTGCGCTTAAAAGAACAAATATTGAAGACGATCAGGGCAGACCTGTAAATTTGGAAGTTGGTCATGGAGTTATGACTTCGGCTACAAAGAGAGATTTTGAAAATGGAAGTTATATTGAAACTCAAAATGATTATGACGTTGCCATTGATGGAGAAGGATTTTTTGGGATAATGCTTCCAAACGGAAATGTAGCATATACAAGAGACGGAAGCTTTAAATTGAGTGTTGACGGAGATGAAGGGAAACTGGTTACCTCGGAAGGATATAGTGTATTATCCGAAGATGATGATGAAATAATCATAGAAGATGGAATGAAGGACGTAAACATAGATAATCTTGGATATATAACAGCCGTAGATGAGGATGGAGAGAATGTTGATATAGGGAGATTAAAATTAGTTAAGTTTATGAATCCAGAAGGACTTTTGAGTAAGGGAATGAACCTCTATGAAGCAACTTCAGCTTCGGGAGAAGAAATACCGATAGAAGCTGAAGAAATGGAAAGCAATATCATACAGGGATATTTGGAATCTTCCAATGTTCAGGTAGTAGATGAGATGGTAAAGATGATTACAGCTCAAAGGGCCTATGAAATAAATTCCAAGACAATTCAAGCGTCTGATGAAATGTTACAGATGGCCAATAATTTGAAGAGATAG
- a CDS encoding transglycosylase SLT domain-containing protein: MGRKILCFSLVCALIFGVFSVGYCQKNSLSKKEIERIVGEVARKRGIPSVILKSVAKTESSFTQFTPSGKIYASRGGNIGIMQVRSNAYNLKKLQEDPVYNIEAGADVLLAKWKYANSKMPQIGNMDPNILEHWYFALWAYNGLLNRNNPNQSSNTYQDKIYKTAQKIYGVKISSIDKKSLPKKGIPGKNIKLETPAKFHEGDIIKYKIGDIVLADGKEQLLLLNQPSGKEVGRVDDKTKLTIIEGPKLKNGFYFYKVKNKEKNKEGWIYGNWIKIVNKSS; this comes from the coding sequence ATGGGAAGAAAGATACTATGTTTTTCTTTGGTATGTGCTCTTATATTTGGAGTATTTAGCGTAGGGTACTGTCAGAAAAATAGTTTATCTAAGAAGGAAATAGAAAGAATTGTGGGAGAAGTAGCAAGAAAAAGAGGAATACCGAGTGTAATACTTAAATCAGTTGCAAAAACCGAAAGTTCCTTTACACAGTTTACGCCATCGGGGAAAATATATGCAAGCCGAGGTGGTAATATTGGTATTATGCAGGTAAGATCAAATGCCTATAACTTAAAAAAATTGCAGGAGGATCCAGTATATAATATTGAAGCCGGAGCAGATGTGCTTCTTGCTAAATGGAAATATGCAAATAGTAAAATGCCTCAAATAGGCAATATGGATCCTAATATATTGGAACATTGGTATTTTGCCCTTTGGGCTTATAACGGACTTTTAAATAGGAACAATCCTAATCAGAGCAGTAATACATATCAGGATAAAATATATAAGACGGCACAAAAAATTTATGGAGTGAAAATTAGCTCGATTGATAAGAAAAGCCTTCCTAAGAAAGGGATTCCAGGCAAAAATATTAAGTTAGAGACTCCCGCAAAATTTCACGAAGGAGATATCATTAAATATAAAATAGGAGATATAGTATTAGCAGACGGCAAAGAACAACTTCTTCTTCTTAACCAGCCATCCGGAAAAGAAGTAGGGAGAGTAGACGATAAAACAAAGTTAACTATAATTGAAGGACCAAAATTAAAGAACGGATTTTATTTTTATAAAGTAAAGAATAAAGAGAAAAATAAAGAAGGATGGATATATGGAAATTGGATTAAGATTGTGAATAAATCCTCTTAA
- a CDS encoding rod-binding protein codes for METVPIDNIKITSDENVLAKRAEALKDDDDKLMDVCKDFESIFVYTMFKKMRDTIPDGGLEEKSMGRTVFEDMYLEEVAKEASSQNNGIGIAKMMYDQFKRGDIKI; via the coding sequence ATGGAGACTGTTCCCATAGATAATATTAAAATAACTTCAGATGAAAATGTTTTGGCCAAAAGGGCTGAAGCATTAAAAGACGATGATGATAAGCTTATGGATGTATGCAAAGATTTTGAAAGCATATTTGTTTATACAATGTTTAAAAAAATGAGAGACACAATTCCTGACGGGGGATTGGAAGAAAAAAGCATGGGAAGAACAGTATTTGAGGATATGTACTTGGAGGAAGTAGCTAAAGAAGCAAGCAGCCAAAATAATGGTATTGGTATTGCTAAAATGATGTACGATCAATTTAAAAGGGGAGATATAAAAATTTAG
- a CDS encoding phosphodiester glycosidase family protein, translating to MKKEIKKSFILLLVLVSILSAASPAFTVATNPVMPTVIYETKNSKHLSSGVEYSNILKFTTKGWWNINVLRVNLKDKYTEVKGLFSKKGISNREKVSTMVKDSGALGGINGDFFEYNPIPHSLGALINDGDMISSPMSKDYALPAFVLDENNNPSLNYFNKKLAAVSSATNSEVILSAVNKASEKYEEIMLYNRHWGQKSIGNKLFNDMIEVVVENDVVTDVRVGQEAVNIPEDGYILTGRGRVKDTLLNNFHVGDTVELKLSAVPDYTDLDLDKIKFAIGGGSRIVENGKTINSNLNIKGDNPRTGLGITQDGNELLMVTIDGRDTSFKGVSQEVFSQIMKDLGAYNALVLDGGGSTTMAVRALDEQTPTVVNKPSDGTERKVVDGVGVFSNPPQGTLAYLTVTTDDSNMFPETTRKFSVKGYDQYYNPIAIDQSLVKYTVSGIDGTFNGNVLKANSSGTGKVTASYNGITGTYDIKVLGKVMDITTDLTSFSLDINSQKNLSVFHGKDKDGYKAIIYPEDLNFTVIGNIGYVEKGIFYSNSNGGKGAITAKLGEGVENILVSIGGKGVLVESFDNMENFSSSTSPETTKGSIASSDEAKEGNKSLSLQYDFTLGENTRAAYVNFIQNGGNGRVLDGTPSKLGLWVYGDENGGWLRGNIVDKTGKSINIDFSKSIDWSGWQYVTADIPQGIEYPVTLKKIYIVEVDSPTKYSGEILLDGLSAVYPPSQSGSLVLPASSTLKDDKNVAVKKEANGYTLGITAVPQKLNELVGYAATDKIKGKMNNFNTGIYLGGTTQEFQNGLKNSNIINVSSGYKPYKLNNLLIIKADSSKGGLRASNSEQWLWLKNDLENSQEKNIILVLPTPVFGNGGFTDKLEANLLHDTLKAVEEKGKNIWVLQGGSQNSTDLNDGIRYIEFDSREAKNPQDIYNIMIGEFTVNGDNITYQIKPAFEKPAVK from the coding sequence ATGAAAAAAGAAATTAAAAAATCTTTTATATTACTCTTAGTACTCGTTTCAATATTATCCGCAGCTTCCCCAGCTTTTACTGTAGCTACTAATCCTGTTATGCCTACTGTAATATATGAAACAAAAAATTCGAAACATCTCTCCAGCGGAGTAGAATACAGCAACATCCTTAAATTTACTACTAAAGGATGGTGGAATATAAATGTTCTCAGGGTTAATTTAAAAGATAAGTATACTGAAGTCAAAGGCTTATTCAGTAAAAAGGGAATTTCAAATAGAGAAAAAGTAAGTACTATGGTAAAAGATTCAGGGGCCCTAGGAGGAATAAACGGAGATTTCTTCGAATATAATCCTATTCCTCACTCTCTCGGAGCATTAATTAATGACGGAGACATGATTTCTTCGCCTATGAGTAAAGATTATGCTCTTCCGGCTTTTGTATTAGATGAGAACAATAATCCTTCTCTTAATTACTTCAATAAAAAACTTGCAGCGGTTTCTTCTGCAACAAACTCGGAAGTCATATTATCTGCTGTCAACAAAGCCAGTGAAAAATATGAGGAGATAATGCTTTATAATAGGCATTGGGGCCAAAAGTCCATAGGAAACAAATTATTTAACGATATGATAGAGGTAGTAGTGGAAAATGACGTTGTAACAGATGTGCGTGTAGGTCAAGAAGCTGTGAACATTCCTGAAGATGGATACATACTTACAGGAAGGGGAAGAGTCAAAGATACCCTTTTAAATAATTTCCATGTAGGAGATACCGTTGAACTTAAACTTTCCGCAGTACCTGATTATACGGATCTTGATTTGGATAAAATAAAATTTGCCATAGGCGGCGGAAGCAGAATAGTTGAAAATGGAAAAACTATAAACTCCAATCTTAATATCAAGGGGGACAACCCAAGAACAGGATTGGGTATAACTCAAGATGGAAATGAACTTCTTATGGTAACAATTGACGGAAGAGACACTTCCTTTAAGGGAGTGTCCCAAGAGGTATTCTCTCAAATAATGAAGGATTTAGGTGCTTATAATGCATTAGTCCTTGATGGAGGCGGGTCAACCACTATGGCCGTAAGAGCCTTAGATGAACAAACCCCAACAGTTGTAAATAAACCTTCAGACGGTACTGAAAGAAAAGTTGTAGACGGAGTTGGTGTATTCTCGAATCCTCCTCAGGGAACCTTAGCTTATTTAACTGTAACTACTGATGATTCCAATATGTTCCCGGAAACCACCAGAAAATTCTCGGTAAAGGGTTATGATCAGTATTACAATCCTATTGCAATTGACCAGTCGTTAGTCAAGTATACCGTGTCAGGAATTGACGGAACCTTTAACGGAAATGTCCTTAAGGCTAATTCTTCCGGAACCGGAAAGGTAACTGCCAGTTACAATGGAATTACAGGGACCTATGATATAAAAGTTCTGGGAAAAGTAATGGATATTACCACGGATTTAACCAGTTTCTCTCTTGATATCAACAGCCAAAAGAATTTAAGCGTATTTCATGGGAAGGACAAAGATGGTTATAAGGCTATTATATATCCGGAAGATTTAAACTTCACCGTTATAGGAAATATAGGCTATGTGGAAAAAGGAATCTTTTACAGCAACAGTAACGGCGGAAAAGGAGCAATAACCGCTAAATTAGGAGAGGGAGTTGAAAACATACTGGTTTCCATAGGAGGAAAAGGAGTATTGGTTGAGTCCTTTGACAATATGGAGAACTTCTCTTCATCTACTTCTCCTGAAACTACAAAAGGAAGTATTGCTTCTTCAGATGAGGCCAAGGAAGGTAATAAAAGCCTGAGCCTTCAATACGATTTTACTCTGGGAGAAAATACAAGAGCAGCCTATGTTAATTTCATCCAGAACGGAGGAAATGGACGTGTGTTAGATGGAACCCCCAGTAAATTAGGTTTATGGGTTTACGGAGACGAAAACGGAGGTTGGCTGAGAGGAAATATCGTAGATAAAACCGGAAAATCAATTAATATAGATTTTTCAAAAAGTATTGATTGGTCCGGATGGCAATATGTAACTGCCGATATTCCTCAAGGAATAGAATATCCTGTTACTCTCAAGAAAATCTATATAGTCGAGGTCGACAGTCCTACTAAATACTCAGGAGAAATTCTCCTTGACGGATTGTCTGCTGTATATCCCCCTTCTCAAAGCGGAAGCTTGGTACTACCTGCCTCCAGCACTTTAAAGGATGATAAAAATGTAGCTGTGAAAAAAGAAGCGAACGGTTATACTTTAGGGATAACTGCCGTGCCACAAAAATTAAATGAATTGGTAGGATATGCTGCAACGGATAAAATAAAAGGAAAAATGAATAATTTCAATACAGGAATATATCTTGGAGGAACTACTCAGGAATTCCAAAATGGTTTAAAGAATTCCAATATTATAAATGTGTCTTCCGGGTACAAGCCTTATAAGCTTAATAATTTGCTTATAATAAAGGCCGATAGTTCCAAGGGAGGTCTCAGAGCTTCAAATTCAGAGCAGTGGCTATGGTTAAAAAATGATCTGGAAAATTCCCAGGAGAAAAATATAATCCTTGTTCTTCCTACACCGGTATTTGGAAATGGAGGCTTTACAGATAAATTGGAAGCTAACCTTCTCCATGATACCTTAAAAGCCGTAGAGGAAAAGGGAAAAAATATATGGGTATTACAAGGCGGAAGTCAAAATTCCACAGATTTAAATGATGGCATACGATATATTGAATTTGACTCTCGGGAAGCAAAAAATCCACAGGATATTTATAATATTATGATCGGAGAATTTACAGTAAACGGTGATAATATTACTTATCAAATAAAACCTGCGTTTGAAAAGCCAGCTGTAAAATAA
- a CDS encoding flagellar hook-basal body protein: MNRGLYISATSLIANQRKMDVIANNIANMNTTGFKKDIPITESFPEALLAKINDKPDSDLTATGQNQITYENHGEVHIAHTENGYFMIRTPMGVSYEKDIRFIVDDEGNLRTYYKNEKDEYKTDGENLILGRDGNPVNAQENIEGMLEGMVYYPNRNIIGTMSGGVKFHKIVSDFTQGDIVETGGKTDVALNGSGFFKVQGEDGEVLYTRDGSFAINNEGILTTSDGREVVGRQGQININGDSIEIRKNGEIVVDGAVVDSLDIVDLDNKEYLRKVGDNLYRMLDGVNGEEIPFQGEVMSGCLESSNVDSIKEMVNMISLLRNYESCQKAVRTQDEMLEKAANEIGRV, from the coding sequence TTGAATCGAGGACTATATATTAGTGCAACTTCTTTGATTGCAAATCAAAGAAAAATGGATGTTATTGCAAATAATATTGCAAATATGAATACCACGGGATTTAAAAAAGATATTCCTATAACAGAATCATTTCCTGAAGCTCTTCTTGCAAAAATTAATGACAAGCCTGACTCAGATTTAACGGCCACAGGGCAAAACCAAATAACTTATGAAAACCATGGAGAAGTACATATAGCCCATACTGAGAATGGTTATTTTATGATTAGAACGCCTATGGGAGTAAGCTACGAAAAGGATATCAGGTTTATAGTTGATGATGAGGGCAATTTAAGGACATACTATAAGAATGAAAAAGATGAGTACAAAACAGATGGTGAAAATCTTATTTTAGGAAGAGACGGCAATCCCGTAAATGCTCAGGAAAATATAGAAGGTATGTTGGAAGGAATGGTTTATTATCCTAATAGAAATATTATAGGAACTATGAGCGGAGGAGTTAAATTTCATAAGATAGTGTCAGATTTTACTCAAGGGGATATAGTAGAGACAGGAGGAAAAACTGATGTGGCATTGAACGGCTCTGGGTTTTTTAAAGTTCAGGGAGAAGATGGGGAAGTGCTATATACCAGAGACGGTTCTTTTGCAATTAATAATGAGGGCATACTTACTACTTCCGACGGAAGGGAAGTAGTAGGCAGACAAGGACAGATAAATATTAATGGAGATAGTATAGAAATAAGGAAAAACGGAGAAATAGTGGTCGACGGAGCCGTGGTAGACAGCTTGGATATAGTTGATTTAGATAATAAGGAATATTTAAGAAAAGTCGGTGATAATTTATACCGAATGTTGGATGGTGTGAACGGAGAGGAAATTCCTTTTCAGGGAGAAGTAATGTCAGGTTGCTTGGAGAGCTCTAATGTAGATTCTATAAAGGAAATGGTTAATATGATAAGTTTATTGAGAAATTATGAATCCTGTCAAAAGGCAGTAAGAACTCAGGATGAAATGTTGGAAAAGGCAGCAAATGAAATAGGAAGAGTATAG
- a CDS encoding ferritin-like domain-containing protein: MKQMGGNEIIHGGYADPSPYPEIKVLGENKLYAEILMDDYAGGVSEFTAINQYLYHYFISNKEAEEVANMWERISITEMHHMEMLAETILLLGGNPIYRGSQNTNCCCWNAGYVYYGCNLCGRLHADLMSEYEAIRNYERHIKEINDPYVQAILARIILDEKVHIEHFNKAIGKYCGW, translated from the coding sequence ATGAAACAAATGGGTGGTAATGAGATAATACATGGAGGATATGCGGACCCGTCTCCATATCCGGAAATTAAAGTTCTGGGAGAAAATAAACTCTATGCGGAGATTCTGATGGATGACTATGCAGGAGGGGTTAGTGAATTTACAGCAATAAATCAGTACTTATATCATTATTTTATTTCCAACAAAGAAGCGGAAGAAGTCGCTAATATGTGGGAACGTATATCTATCACGGAAATGCATCATATGGAGATGTTAGCAGAAACCATTTTACTGTTGGGAGGCAATCCTATATACAGAGGGAGCCAAAATACAAATTGCTGTTGTTGGAATGCGGGATATGTATATTATGGATGTAACTTATGTGGCCGGCTTCATGCGGATCTTATGTCTGAATACGAAGCAATTCGAAACTATGAGAGACATATCAAAGAGATTAATGACCCTTATGTTCAGGCGATTTTGGCGAGAATTATTTTGGATGAAAAAGTTCATATTGAACATTTTAATAAGGCTATTGGAAAGTATTGCGGCTGGTAA